A stretch of Apostichopus japonicus isolate 1M-3 chromosome 9, ASM3797524v1, whole genome shotgun sequence DNA encodes these proteins:
- the LOC139974043 gene encoding uncharacterized protein — protein MNKRPNWMSIGLLCFILACFPFKSLQQVPHARRYLGCFADDYFRILPDYSCMQETGPGARCTGCSAHVEGQEEGTGLGCQNNAMTVDLCLTLCLENGHAYAGLQSGTECFCGNEDAVYQKLAKDETKCNVQCGGNPSQTCGGGFWANVYDLRKSCIVDNLDTFLFPSEATSFNNELVIFNENQRLSFTCQTGYTLNGQAVVTCQSDGNWSPAIPSCVAPATLSGVTCPSLTPLTDGSISTQQTIFRSGELARFACSTGFVLQGSALLRCDNTGEWNPRDMPSCVAMQCGDPPVVANANMVLNSLGKNVGGSVIYTCNTGYKSRIEVTGRVCSEQFEWTGEIPVCSKDDGTGGNTITEGPGVLPVDNGGDGNDTQTSVPALVWILIVIVIICLIIFLAGCIVIRTGSSSGPRDYKHRDPYISDGIVVTRDGDKRRDQSMNHHHIPATTGTAFVGPAGTTVPRRDPEIGIPAENYSSRATSVASGTLRGNQGLDLTETDADRYIDSLFDIEGLETNNNANNDEVIGPYHPTMGGFGTPSRGPSPFHHPEDDDYPPPPPEAHQYHDLERQRLDTPPQQGIYADTPGGRGMDLPAHSGPSGSGSKNMYLPPSHGYPSVSDPNNAPSPAPSEDKSTQNPEKEFLDEVDDFFDGVNNKIDNCMMQ, from the exons TTCCATTTAAAAGTCTTCAGCAAGTACCTCATGCCA GAAGGTATCTAGGTTGCTTTGCCGACGACTACTTCCGGATATTGCCCGATTATTCTTGCATGCAAGAAACAGGGCCCGGGGCACGATGTACTGGGTGTTCTGCCCATGTTGAAGGCCAGGAGGAAGGGACGGGCTTGGGGTGCCAGAATAACGCCATGACGGTAGATTTGTGTCTAACTTTATGTTTAGAAAATGGTCACGCTTATGCCGGACTCCAGTCGGGTACAGAGTGTTTCTGTGGTAACGAAGATGCTGTTTATCAGAAGTTGGCCAAGGATGAAACAAAATGTAACGTACAATGCGGGGGAAACCCATCGCAAACCTGCGGCGGAGGCTTCTGGGCCAACGTGTACGACTTAA gaAAGAGCTGCATCGTTGATAATCTGGATACTTTCCTCTTTCCAAGCGAAGCGACCAGTTTTAATAATGAACTAGTCATTTTTAATGAGAATCAGAGGCTATCATTTACTTGTCAAACCGGCTATACTTTAAATGGACAGGCGGTAGTCACTTGTCAATCGGATGGCAATTGGTCGCCTGCTATTCCATCTTGCGTAG CACCAGCCACTCTTAGCGGTG TTACGTGTCCTTCACTCACGCCTCTTACTGATGGCAGTATATCGACGCAACAGACTATTTTTCGATCAGGGGAATTGGCCAGATTTGCATGCAGCACGGGATTTGTTTTACAAGGATCGGCTCTCTTGAGGTGTGACAATACTGGAGAATGGAACCCAAGAGACATGCCATCTTGTGTCG CCATGCAATGTGGTGACCCACCGGTAGTGGCAAATGCAAACATGGTATTAAACAGCTTAGGGAAAAATGTCGGTGGATCTGTCATCTATACATGTAACACCGGCTACAAGTCAAGAATTGAGGTCACTGGACGAGTATGCAGCGAACAATTCGAATGGACCGGTGAAATACCTGTTTGTTCTAAAG ATGACGGCACTGGTGGAAACACAATAACAGAGGGTCCAG GCGTACTACCCGTGGACAACGGCGGCGACGGAAATGATACGC AGACGTCTGTGCCTGCTCTGGTCTGGATTCTTATCGTCATCGTTATTATTTGTCTAATCATATTCCTCGCAGGATGCATCGTCATAAGAAC CGGTTCTTCCTCCGGTCCTCGCGATTATAAACATCGAGACCCTTACATCAGTGACGGTATCGTGGTTACTAGAGATGGCGATAAACGGAGAGATCAATCAATGAACCACCACCATATTCCAGCCACCACAGGGACCGCTTTCGTTGGTCCCGCCGGTACTACCGTTCCACGTCGCGATCCTGAAATCGGTATACCAGCAGAGAACTATAGCAGTCGGGCAACATCGGTTGCATCCGGTACCCTTCGCGGTAATCAGGGTTTGGATCTCACCGAGACTGACGCAGACAGGTACATCGATTCACTGTTCGATATCGAGGGTTTGGAAACAAATAATAACGCAAATAATGACGAGGTGATTGGCCCCTACCATCCAACGATGGGTGGTTTTGGTACCCCATCGAGAGGGCCGAGCCCATTCCATCACCCAGAGGATGACgattacccccctcccccacccgaAGCGCACCAGTATCACGATTTAGAGCGACAGCGGTTAGATACACCGCCGCAACAAGGTATATACGCTGACACCCCCGGAGGACGAGGCATGGACCTACCGGCACACTCAGGTCCCTCTGGGTCAGGATCGAAGAATATgtacctccctccctcccacggTTACCCCTCTGTATCGGACCCAAATAATGCACCCAGTCCAGCCCCATCGGAGGACAAATCTACGCAAAATCCAGAGAAAGAATTTCTCGACGAGGTGGACGACTTTTTCGATGGAGTTAATAATAAGATCGATAATTGTATGATGCAGTAA